In the Euphorbia lathyris chromosome 5, ddEupLath1.1, whole genome shotgun sequence genome, one interval contains:
- the LOC136230416 gene encoding lysM domain receptor-like kinase 3, which yields MTSDNLLYFNFLLLLLLVRVCASADEIGIYPFACNEFFKTCDASLYHINKGLQVEQIAYFYSVNSTQITPIPYGDRQDYIVKVPCVCQNINGTKAYFHNALYRVNENDTFSNVSNQIYSGQAWENGDEEANFGTGSEFTMHLLCGCAETGSPIVATYTVQQQDTLLDIASRLSSTTSGIQSMNNFLINLNYIQEDWVLFVPKDISIPPSKPGEQELLKRMLKWPIAIGILSTMTFLLMTTLIIVFLRRKGSQNKSKNEVKSVSKSMSMTRGTSLQILNMEIMADGTAFDSDKPIVYTLEEIEESTNNFDETRKIGAGGYGSVYFGVMGRQEVAIKKMKSNKSKEFLAELKVLCKIHHINVVELLGYASGDDHLYLVYEHIQNGSLSDHLHDPLLQGYQPLSWTARTQIAVDAARGIEYIHDQTKKQYVHRDIKTSNILLDEGLRAKVADFGLAKLVERTNDEDLIATRLVGTPGYLPPESVKELQVTTKTDVFAFGVVLAELITGQRALVRDNWEPTKLRSLITVVYKIFQDEDPETALENTIDRNLRGSFPMDDVYKMAEIAEWCLSEDPIKRPEMREIVPILSKIMTSSQEWEASLGGNSPVFSGLHNGR from the exons ATGACTTCTGATAATCTgctttatttcaattttttgttATTACTCCTGCTAGTTAGAGTTTGTGCCTCCGCAGATGAGATAGGCATATACCCTTTCGCTTGCAATGAATTTTTCAAGACGTGTGATGCCTCGCTGTACCATATCAACAAAGGTTTGCAGGTGGAACAGATTGCTTATTTTTATTCTGTAAACTCCACCCAGATCACTCCCATTCCATATGGAGACAGACAAGACTATATAGTAAAAGTTCCTTGTGTTTGTCAAAACATTAATGGAACCAAAGCATACTTTCATAATGCTTTGTATAGAGTGAACGAAAATGACACGTTTTCAAATGTTTCGAATCAGATTTACAGTGGACAAGCATGGGAGAATGGAGATGAAGAAGCAAATTTCGGAACAGGATCAGAATTTACCATGCATCTTTTGTGTGGTTGTGCAGAAACTGGCTCTCCCATTGTGGCAACTTACACTGTTCAGCAACAAGATACTTTGTTAGATATCGCTAGCAGACTATCGTCTACCACGAGTGGCATACAGAGCATGAACAATTTTTTGATTAACTTGAACTACATACAAGAAGATTGGGTGCTGTTCGTGCCCAAAGATATTAGTATTCCACCCTCCAAACCAGGTGAGCAGGAACTCTTG AAACGAATGTTGAAATGGCCAATAGCCATCGGCATACTATCAACCATGACATTTCTTCTAATGACCACATTGATTATTGTATTTCTCCGGCGGAAAGGATCTCAAAATAAAAGTAAGAACGAAGTAAAATCAGTATCCAAAAGCATGAGTATGACCAGAGGAACTTCATTGCAGATTCTGAATATGGAAATAATGGCAG ATGGAACAGCTTTTGATTCAGATAAACCAATTGTCTACACACTAGAAGAAATTGAAGAATCCACAAACAACTTCGACGAAACCAGGAAAATTGGAGCAGGTGGATATGGAAGTGTGTACTTTGGAGTAATGGGAAGGCAG GAAGTTGCCATAAAGAAGATGAAATCTAACAAATCCAAAGAGTTCTTGGCAGAGCTTAAAGTCCTGTGCAAAATTCATCACATAAATGTG GTGGAACTATTGGGGTATGCCAGTGGTGATGACCACTTATACTTGGTGTATGAGCACATTCAAAATGGATCACTTAGTGATCATCTTCATGATCCATTGCTACAAG GTTATCAGCCCCTCTCATGGACAGCAAGAACACAGATAGCTGTGGATGCTGCAAGGGGAATTGAATATATTCATGACCAGACTAAAAAGCAATATGTGCACAGAGATATAAAAACCAGTAACATTCTACTTGACGAGGGACTTCGAGCCAAG GTAGCAGATTTTGGATTGGCAAAGCTCGTCGAAAGAACAAATGATGAGGATTTAATAGCAACACGACTGGTTGGAACACCAGGCTATCTCCCTCCAGA ATCCGTGAAAGAGCTACAGGTGACCACCAAAACTGATGTATTTGCATTTGGCGTGGTTCTGGCGGAGCTGATTACAGGCCAGCGTGCACTTGTTCGTGACAATTGGGAGCCCACCAAGCTGAGATCACTAATTACAGTA GTGTACAAAATATTTCAAGATGAAGATCCAGAGACAGCTTTGGAAAATACAATAGACAGAAATCTTCGGGGTAGCTTCCCTATGGACGATGTCTACAAG ATGGCTGAAATTGCAGAGTGGTGTTTGAGCGAAGACCCAATTAAAAGACCAGAAATGCGAGAAATAGTTCCAATTCTATCCAAGATAATGACATCTTCACAAGAGTGGGAGGCATCACTAGGGGGAAACAGCCCAGTTTTTAGCGGGCTCCATAATGGAAGATGA
- the LOC136230860 gene encoding protein POOR HOMOLOGOUS SYNAPSIS 1, producing MAGSLALIESEPMEKPVFAFKDQWEVSFSRFVVCPSLPSTCSSLVPLPNTRRQPRIRGTWISSQSPTASLQLLNSHSISDAILSVSFGDYILEEHYVSKLHFTWPQVSCLSGFSPPRGSRAVFVSYRDSLGEFQKFAFRFASVSEAETFINELKDILKDFTETVPLNTDFQSEISSQSEFLSTNRSSSRVCEEESLIMSPVIRNSDKLPVNLSNEVEGDSCTNKIAPSQRSEGESTALPSDFASFSTDCNEMISNNEVEVVSCNEEPAHYNHEGTSTGFPPSFASFLANCYPEVKQATDQPSSSDDNDLKSEIARLMEDSSFKEMLIKVEKVINEIGGDLL from the exons ATGGCGGGATCTCTGGCACTGATAGAGAGCGAGCCCATGGAGAAACCTGTTTTCGCCTTTAAAGATCAGTGGGAGGTCTCATTTTCTCGTTTCGTCGTCTGTCCTTCTCTCCCTTCAACTTGTTCTTCCCTCGTTCCTCTTCCTAATACTCGACGGCAGCCTCGAATCCGGGGTACTTGGATCTCCTCTCAGTCTCCGACCGCTTCTCTGCAACTCCTAAACTCTCACTccatttccgacgccattctaTCCGTCTCTTTCGGCGATTACATCCTT GAAGAACACTATGTTTCCAAGCTGCATTTCACTTGGCCACAGGTTTCATGTCTCTCAGGATTTTCCCCTCCCAGGGGTAGCAGAGCTGTATTTGTGAGCTATAGAGACTCACTTGGCGAG TTCCAAAAGTTTGCCTTCCGATTTGCATCGGTTTCTGAAGCAGAGACATTCATAAATGAATTGAAG GATATCTTGAAAGACTTCACTGAAACTGTACCTCTCAATACTGACTTTCAATCTGAAATTTCATCGCAATCTGAATTCCTCTCTACTAATAGAAGTTCATCTAG AGTTTGTGAGGAGGAATCACTTATAATGTCTCCAGTTATAAGAAACTCTGATAAACTCCCAGTGAATTTGAGCAATGAAGTTGAGGGAGACTCTTGCACAAACAAAATAGCACCAAGTCAACGCAGTGAAGGCGAATCTACTGCATTGCCTTCCGACTTCGCTTCATTTTCAACTGATTGCAATGAAATGATATCAAATAATGAAGTTGAGGTAGTTTCATGTAATGAAGAACCAGCACATTACAATCACGAGGGCACTTCTACTGGCTTCCCTCCCAGCTTTGCTTCATTCCTGGCCAACTGCTACCCGGAGGTTAAACAAG CCACAGACCAGCCAAGTTCATCTGATGATAACGATCTCAAATCTGAAATTGCG CGATTGATGGAAGATTCCTCCTTCAAAG AAATGTTGATTAAAGTGGAGAAAGTTATTAATGAAATTGGAGGTGACTTGCTGTGA